Proteins encoded together in one Telopea speciosissima isolate NSW1024214 ecotype Mountain lineage chromosome 6, Tspe_v1, whole genome shotgun sequence window:
- the LOC122664520 gene encoding uncharacterized protein LOC122664520, with product MKQENQAFMQAWGTQLLTVVQERERQPVPPTPQWIDASKLTERFQKLNPSTFTKATTDLLYPAQWIRDMEGIFEVLRCTDEDKIRCAAFQFRGEVNSWWQSTKDNFRQLYPNPTWDQFTETFQGNYFPQSFRDQKEIEFMSLTQGPKSVLEYQQIFEELFYFAPKHMKPDGVKARKFEKGLRPSIISSKVLHNLPSYAEVVQAAKVIEDKQ from the coding sequence ATGAAGCAAGAGAATCAGGCATTTATGCAAGCCTGGGGTACTCAGTTATTGACTGTtgtgcaagagagagaaaggcagCCAGTACCTCCAACACCTCAGTGGATTGATGCCTCAAAGTTGACTGAAAGGTTCCAGAAACTTAACCCCTCCACTTTTACAAAGGCGACAACTGACCTCCTCTATCCGGCACAATGGATAAGGGATATGGAGGGAATCTTCGAGGTACTTCGATGTACTGATGAAGATAAGATCAGGTGTGCTGCCTTCCAATTTAGAGGAGAGGTTAATTCTTGGTGGCAGTCCACTAAAGATAACTTTAGACAATTGTATCCCAACCCTACATGGGATCAGTTTACGGAGACCTTCCAGGGAAACTACTTTCCCCAGAGCTTTCGCGATCAGAAGGAGATTGAGTTCATGAGCCTGACCCAGGGACCCAAGTcagtccttgagtaccagcagATTTTTGAAGAGCTCTTCTACTTTGCTCCCAAGCATATGAAGCCTGATGGCGTCAAGGCCAGAAAATTTGAGAAGGGGTTGAGACCTAGTATTATCTCATCTAAGGTGTTACACAATCTCCCCTCTTATGCAGAAGTGGTCCAAgccgctaaggtgattgaggacaAACAGTGA